In Camelus bactrianus isolate YW-2024 breed Bactrian camel chromosome 10, ASM4877302v1, whole genome shotgun sequence, a genomic segment contains:
- the SIPA1 gene encoding signal-induced proliferation-associated protein 1 isoform X4 has product MWAGGVGSPRRGPAPAPTDDLFARKLRQPARPPLTPHTFEPRPARGPLLRSGSDAGEARPPTPASPRARAHSHEEASRPTAPPARVFTDPLALLGLPAEEPEPAFPPVPEPRWFAHYDVQSLLFDWAPKPRGTGGHAEAGSGTPALAQDHMASSDLLLEAPGFVSELGGEGELGLGGLVSPPVPPALPNAAVSVLEEPQNRTSAYSLEHADLGAGYYRKYFYGKEHQNFFGLDEVLGPVAVSLRREEKESSGGGTLHSYRIIVRTTQLRTLRGTISEDALPPGPPRGLSPRKLLEHVAPRLSPACLRLGSASPKVPRTLLTLDEQVLSFQRKVGILYCRAGQGSEEEMYNNQEAGPAFMEFLTLLGDVVRLKGFESYRAQLDTKTDSTGTHSLYTTYQDHEIMFHVSTMLPYTPNNQQQLLRKRHIGNDIVTIVFQEPGSKPFCPTTIRSHFQHVFLVVRADEPCTPHTSYRVAVSRTQDTPAFGPALPPGGGPFAANADFRALLLAKALNGEQAAGHARQFHAMATRTRQQYLQDLATNEVTTTSLDSASRFGLPSLGGRRRAPPRGPGAELQAAGALVWGVRAAPGARGAAGAEASGPDGSEVPCLLGISAEALVLVAPRDGRVVFNCACRDVLAWTFSEQQLDLYYGRGEAITLRLDGPPGQAVGEVVARLQLVSRGCETRELALPRDGQGRLGFEVDAEGFVTHVERFTFAEKTGLRPGARLLRVCGQTLPTLGPEAAAQLLRSAPKGCVTVLPPDESGRPRRSFSELYTLSLQEPSRRGAPELVQDEAPKVALLPSTTKQLLQVCLNDGSGPPGPGDLAEERTEFLHSQNSPSPCSSLSDEAPVLPNTTPDLLLVTTAKPAAPSAGREMPPAQDSPGSPSSCEDRGNPTPELRASFLPRTLSLRNSISKIMSEAGSETLEDEWQSISEIASTCNTILESLSREGQPIPESGDARGTPKSDADSSES; this is encoded by the exons ATGTGGGCCGGCGGCGTGGGGAGCCCTCGGCGGGGCCCGGCCCCTGCGCCCACGGATGACCTCTTCGCCCGCAAGCTGCGCCAGCCAGCTCGGCCCCCGCTGACACCACACACCTTCGAGCCCAGGCCAGCCAGGGGCCCGCTCCTGCGCAGTGGCAGCGATGCGGGCGAGGCCCGGCCCCCCACGCCAGCCAGCCCCCGCGCCCGTGCCCACAGCCACGAGGAGGCCAGTCGCCCCACTGCGCCCCCTGCCCGGGTCTTCACTGACCCGCTGGCTCTGCTGGGGCTGCCAGCCGAGGAGCCAGAGCCCGCCTTTCCCCCAGTTCCCGAGCCCCGCTGGTTCGCCCACTATGATGTGCAGAGCCTGCTCTTTGACTGGGCTCCAAAGCCACGGGGGACAGGGGGCCATGCAGAGGCTGGCTCTGGGACCCCAGCCTTGGCTCAGGACCACATGGCCAGCTCAGACCTGCTGCTTGAAGCCCCTGGCTTTGTGAGTGAGCTTGGGGGTGAGGGCGAGCTGGGCCTGGGTGGACTGGTGTCTCCACCtgtgccccctgccctgcccaatGCAGCCGTGTCCGTTCTGGAGGAGCCTCAGAACCGCACCTCGGCCTACAGCCTGGAGCACGCAGACCTGGGCGCTGGCTACTACCGCAAGTACTTCTATGGCAAAG AACACCAGAACTTCTTTGGACTGGACGAGGTGCTGGGCCCGGTGGCAGTGAGCCTGCGACGGGAGGAAAAGGAGAGCAGCGGGGGGGGCACTCTGCACAGCTACCGCATCATCGTGCGGACCACGCAG CTCCGGACCCTCCGCGGTACTATCTCGGAGGACGCGCTGCCTCCAGGGCCCCCAAGAGGCCTGTCTCCAAGGAAGCTTCTAGAGCACGTGGCCCCGCGGCTGAGCCCAGCCTGCCTGCGCCTGGGCTCAGCTTCACCGAAGGTGCCCCGCACACTGCTCACGCTGGACGAGCAAGTG CTGAGCTTCCAGCGCAAGGTGGGCATCCTGTACTGCCGGGCAGGCCAGGGCTCGGAGGAGGAGATGTACAACAACCAGGAGGCAGGACCTGCCTTCATGGAGTTCCTCACCCTGCTGGGTGATGTGGTGCGGCTCAAAGGCTTTGAGAGCTACCGGGCCCAGCTGGACACCAAAA CGGATTCCACGGGCACACATTCCCTCTACACCACGTACCAGGACCATGAGATCATGTTCCACGTGTCCACGATGCTGCCTTACACCCCCAATAACCAGCAGCAG CTCCTGCGGAAGCGCCACATCGGCAACGACATTGTGACCATCGTGTTCCAGGAACCAGGCAGCAAGCCCTTCTGCCCTACCACCATCCGCTCCCACTTCCAACACGTGTTCCTAGTGGTGCGGGCAGACGAGCCCTGCACTCCACACACCTCCTACAG GGTGGCCGTGAGCCGCACTCAGGACACCCCAGCCTTTGGGCCAGCTCTGCCCCCTGGCGGAGGTCCCTTCGCTGCCAACGCCGACTTCCGGGCCCTCCTGCTCGCCAAGGCGCTCAATGGCGAGCAGGCGGCGGGTCACGCACGCCAGTTCCACGCCATGGCCACGCGCACTCGCCAGCAGTACCTGCAGGACCTGGCCACCAACGAGGTGACCACGACATCGCTGGACTCGGCTTCGCGCTTCGGCCTGCCCTCCCTGGGCGGGAGGCGGCGGGCGCCTCCCCGGGGCCCGGGCGCCGAGCTGCAGGCGGCGGGCGCGCTGGTGTGGGGCGTGCGCGCGGCCcccggggcgcggggcgcggccGGAGCCGAGGCGAGCGGCCCCGACGGCTCCGAGGTGCCCTGCCTGCTGGGCATCTCCGCTGAGGCGCTGGTGCTGGTGGCACCGCGCGATGGCCGAGTAGTCTTCAACTGCGCCTGTCGTGACGTGCTGGCCTGGACCTTCTCCGAGCAGCAGCTCGACCTCTACTACGGCCGCGGGGAGGCAATCACGCTGCGGCTCGACGGGCCCCCGGGCCAAGCCGTAGGCGAGGTCGTGGCGCGCCTGCAG CTGGTGAGCCGCGGCTGCGAGACCCGCGAACTGGCGCTGCCCCGCGACGGCCAAGGTCGCCTGGGCTTCGAGGTGGACGCCGAGGGCTTCGTCACGCACGTGGAGCGCTTCACGTTCGCAGAGAAGACAGGGCTGCGGCCTGGGGCGCGCCTGCTGCGCGTGTGCGGCCAGACACTTCCCACCCTGGGTCCCGAGGCCGCTGCCCAGCTGCTGCGCTCGGCGCCCAAGGGCTGCGTCACCGTCCTGCCCCCGGATGAGAGCGGCCGGCCCCGCAG GAGCTTTTCGGAGCTGTACACGCTGTCTCTGCAGGAGCCTAGCCGGCGGGGGGCCCCAGAACTGGTGCAGGATGAGGCCCCAAAAGTGGCCCTACTGCCCAGCACGACGAAGCAGCTGCTGCAAGTGTGCCTAAACGACGGCAGTGGTCCTCCAGGGCCCGGGGACCTAGCCGAGGAGAGGACTGAGTTCCTGCACTCCCAAAACTCACCATCACCCTGCAG CTCCCTGTCAGACGAGGCCCCAGTCCTGCCCAACACCACCCCAGACCTCCTCCTTGTTACAACGGCCAAGCCGGCAGCACCCAGTGCTGGCAGGGAGATGCCTCCCGCCCAG GACAGTCCAGGCAGCCCCAGTAGTTGTGAGGACAGGGGCAATCCCACCCCAGAGCTGAGGGCCTCCTTCCTGCCGCGAACCTTGTCTCTGAGGAACTCCATCAGCAAAA TCATGTCGGAGGCGGGCAGTGAGACCCTGGAAGATGAGTGGCAGTCAATCTCGGAGATCGCCTCCACTTGCAACACCATCCTGGAGTCGCTATCCCGGGAGG GACAGCCCATCCCAGAAAGCGGAGATGCCAGAGGAACTCCAAAGTCTGACGCTGA TTCCTCTGAGTCCTGA
- the SIPA1 gene encoding signal-induced proliferation-associated protein 1 isoform X2, protein MWAGGVGSPRRGPAPAPTDDLFARKLRQPARPPLTPHTFEPRPARGPLLRSGSDAGEARPPTPASPRARAHSHEEASRPTAPPARVFTDPLALLGLPAEEPEPAFPPVPEPRWFAHYDVQSLLFDWAPKPRGTGGHAEAGSGTPALAQDHMASSDLLLEAPGFVSELGGEGELGLGGLVSPPVPPALPNAAVSVLEEPQNRTSAYSLEHADLGAGYYRKYFYGKEHQNFFGLDEVLGPVAVSLRREEKESSGGGTLHSYRIIVRTTQLRTLRGTISEDALPPGPPRGLSPRKLLEHVAPRLSPACLRLGSASPKVPRTLLTLDEQVLSFQRKVGILYCRAGQGSEEEMYNNQEAGPAFMEFLTLLGDVVRLKGFESYRAQLDTKTDSTGTHSLYTTYQDHEIMFHVSTMLPYTPNNQQQLLRKRHIGNDIVTIVFQEPGSKPFCPTTIRSHFQHVFLVVRADEPCTPHTSYRVAVSRTQDTPAFGPALPPGGGPFAANADFRALLLAKALNGEQAAGHARQFHAMATRTRQQYLQDLATNEVTTTSLDSASRFGLPSLGGRRRAPPRGPGAELQAAGALVWGVRAAPGARGAAGAEASGPDGSEVPCLLGISAEALVLVAPRDGRVVFNCACRDVLAWTFSEQQLDLYYGRGEAITLRLDGPPGQAVGEVVARLQLVSRGCETRELALPRDGQGRLGFEVDAEGFVTHVERFTFAEKTGLRPGARLLRVCGQTLPTLGPEAAAQLLRSAPKGCVTVLPPDESGRPRRSFSELYTLSLQEPSRRGAPELVQDEAPKVALLPSTTKQLLQVCLNDGSGPPGPGDLAEERTEFLHSQNSPSPCSSLSDEAPVLPNTTPDLLLVTTAKPAAPSAGREMPPAQDSPGSPSSCEDRGNPTPELRASFLPRTLSLRNSISKIMSEAGSETLEDEWQSISEIASTCNTILESLSREGQPIPESGDARGTPKSDAEPEPGNLSEKVSHLESMLRKLQDDLQKEKADRAALEEEVRSLRHNNRRLQAESESAATRLLLASKQLGSPTTDLA, encoded by the exons ATGTGGGCCGGCGGCGTGGGGAGCCCTCGGCGGGGCCCGGCCCCTGCGCCCACGGATGACCTCTTCGCCCGCAAGCTGCGCCAGCCAGCTCGGCCCCCGCTGACACCACACACCTTCGAGCCCAGGCCAGCCAGGGGCCCGCTCCTGCGCAGTGGCAGCGATGCGGGCGAGGCCCGGCCCCCCACGCCAGCCAGCCCCCGCGCCCGTGCCCACAGCCACGAGGAGGCCAGTCGCCCCACTGCGCCCCCTGCCCGGGTCTTCACTGACCCGCTGGCTCTGCTGGGGCTGCCAGCCGAGGAGCCAGAGCCCGCCTTTCCCCCAGTTCCCGAGCCCCGCTGGTTCGCCCACTATGATGTGCAGAGCCTGCTCTTTGACTGGGCTCCAAAGCCACGGGGGACAGGGGGCCATGCAGAGGCTGGCTCTGGGACCCCAGCCTTGGCTCAGGACCACATGGCCAGCTCAGACCTGCTGCTTGAAGCCCCTGGCTTTGTGAGTGAGCTTGGGGGTGAGGGCGAGCTGGGCCTGGGTGGACTGGTGTCTCCACCtgtgccccctgccctgcccaatGCAGCCGTGTCCGTTCTGGAGGAGCCTCAGAACCGCACCTCGGCCTACAGCCTGGAGCACGCAGACCTGGGCGCTGGCTACTACCGCAAGTACTTCTATGGCAAAG AACACCAGAACTTCTTTGGACTGGACGAGGTGCTGGGCCCGGTGGCAGTGAGCCTGCGACGGGAGGAAAAGGAGAGCAGCGGGGGGGGCACTCTGCACAGCTACCGCATCATCGTGCGGACCACGCAG CTCCGGACCCTCCGCGGTACTATCTCGGAGGACGCGCTGCCTCCAGGGCCCCCAAGAGGCCTGTCTCCAAGGAAGCTTCTAGAGCACGTGGCCCCGCGGCTGAGCCCAGCCTGCCTGCGCCTGGGCTCAGCTTCACCGAAGGTGCCCCGCACACTGCTCACGCTGGACGAGCAAGTG CTGAGCTTCCAGCGCAAGGTGGGCATCCTGTACTGCCGGGCAGGCCAGGGCTCGGAGGAGGAGATGTACAACAACCAGGAGGCAGGACCTGCCTTCATGGAGTTCCTCACCCTGCTGGGTGATGTGGTGCGGCTCAAAGGCTTTGAGAGCTACCGGGCCCAGCTGGACACCAAAA CGGATTCCACGGGCACACATTCCCTCTACACCACGTACCAGGACCATGAGATCATGTTCCACGTGTCCACGATGCTGCCTTACACCCCCAATAACCAGCAGCAG CTCCTGCGGAAGCGCCACATCGGCAACGACATTGTGACCATCGTGTTCCAGGAACCAGGCAGCAAGCCCTTCTGCCCTACCACCATCCGCTCCCACTTCCAACACGTGTTCCTAGTGGTGCGGGCAGACGAGCCCTGCACTCCACACACCTCCTACAG GGTGGCCGTGAGCCGCACTCAGGACACCCCAGCCTTTGGGCCAGCTCTGCCCCCTGGCGGAGGTCCCTTCGCTGCCAACGCCGACTTCCGGGCCCTCCTGCTCGCCAAGGCGCTCAATGGCGAGCAGGCGGCGGGTCACGCACGCCAGTTCCACGCCATGGCCACGCGCACTCGCCAGCAGTACCTGCAGGACCTGGCCACCAACGAGGTGACCACGACATCGCTGGACTCGGCTTCGCGCTTCGGCCTGCCCTCCCTGGGCGGGAGGCGGCGGGCGCCTCCCCGGGGCCCGGGCGCCGAGCTGCAGGCGGCGGGCGCGCTGGTGTGGGGCGTGCGCGCGGCCcccggggcgcggggcgcggccGGAGCCGAGGCGAGCGGCCCCGACGGCTCCGAGGTGCCCTGCCTGCTGGGCATCTCCGCTGAGGCGCTGGTGCTGGTGGCACCGCGCGATGGCCGAGTAGTCTTCAACTGCGCCTGTCGTGACGTGCTGGCCTGGACCTTCTCCGAGCAGCAGCTCGACCTCTACTACGGCCGCGGGGAGGCAATCACGCTGCGGCTCGACGGGCCCCCGGGCCAAGCCGTAGGCGAGGTCGTGGCGCGCCTGCAG CTGGTGAGCCGCGGCTGCGAGACCCGCGAACTGGCGCTGCCCCGCGACGGCCAAGGTCGCCTGGGCTTCGAGGTGGACGCCGAGGGCTTCGTCACGCACGTGGAGCGCTTCACGTTCGCAGAGAAGACAGGGCTGCGGCCTGGGGCGCGCCTGCTGCGCGTGTGCGGCCAGACACTTCCCACCCTGGGTCCCGAGGCCGCTGCCCAGCTGCTGCGCTCGGCGCCCAAGGGCTGCGTCACCGTCCTGCCCCCGGATGAGAGCGGCCGGCCCCGCAG GAGCTTTTCGGAGCTGTACACGCTGTCTCTGCAGGAGCCTAGCCGGCGGGGGGCCCCAGAACTGGTGCAGGATGAGGCCCCAAAAGTGGCCCTACTGCCCAGCACGACGAAGCAGCTGCTGCAAGTGTGCCTAAACGACGGCAGTGGTCCTCCAGGGCCCGGGGACCTAGCCGAGGAGAGGACTGAGTTCCTGCACTCCCAAAACTCACCATCACCCTGCAG CTCCCTGTCAGACGAGGCCCCAGTCCTGCCCAACACCACCCCAGACCTCCTCCTTGTTACAACGGCCAAGCCGGCAGCACCCAGTGCTGGCAGGGAGATGCCTCCCGCCCAG GACAGTCCAGGCAGCCCCAGTAGTTGTGAGGACAGGGGCAATCCCACCCCAGAGCTGAGGGCCTCCTTCCTGCCGCGAACCTTGTCTCTGAGGAACTCCATCAGCAAAA TCATGTCGGAGGCGGGCAGTGAGACCCTGGAAGATGAGTGGCAGTCAATCTCGGAGATCGCCTCCACTTGCAACACCATCCTGGAGTCGCTATCCCGGGAGG GACAGCCCATCCCAGAAAGCGGAGATGCCAGAGGAACTCCAAAGTCTGACGCTGA GCCAGAACCTGGAAACCTGTCTGAGAAGGTCTCTCACCTGGAGTCCATGCTCAGGAAGCTGCAGGACGACCTGCAAAAG gagaaggcagacagggcagccctggaggaggaggtgcgGAGCCTGCGGCACAACAACCGGCGGCTACAGGCCGAATCGGAGAGCGCAGCCACCCGCCTGCTCCTGGCCTCCAAGCAGCTGGGCTCCCCCACCACTGACCTGGCCTGA
- the SIPA1 gene encoding signal-induced proliferation-associated protein 1 isoform X1 — protein MWAGGVGSPRRGPAPAPTDDLFARKLRQPARPPLTPHTFEPRPARGPLLRSGSDAGEARPPTPASPRARAHSHEEASRPTAPPARVFTDPLALLGLPAEEPEPAFPPVPEPRWFAHYDVQSLLFDWAPKPRGTGGHAEAGSGTPALAQDHMASSDLLLEAPGFVSELGGEGELGLGGLVSPPVPPALPNAAVSVLEEPQNRTSAYSLEHADLGAGYYRKYFYGKEHQNFFGLDEVLGPVAVSLRREEKESSGGGTLHSYRIIVRTTQLRTLRGTISEDALPPGPPRGLSPRKLLEHVAPRLSPACLRLGSASPKVPRTLLTLDEQVLSFQRKVGILYCRAGQGSEEEMYNNQEAGPAFMEFLTLLGDVVRLKGFESYRAQLDTKTDSTGTHSLYTTYQDHEIMFHVSTMLPYTPNNQQQLLRKRHIGNDIVTIVFQEPGSKPFCPTTIRSHFQHVFLVVRADEPCTPHTSYRVAVSRTQDTPAFGPALPPGGGPFAANADFRALLLAKALNGEQAAGHARQFHAMATRTRQQYLQDLATNEVTTTSLDSASRFGLPSLGGRRRAPPRGPGAELQAAGALVWGVRAAPGARGAAGAEASGPDGSEVPCLLGISAEALVLVAPRDGRVVFNCACRDVLAWTFSEQQLDLYYGRGEAITLRLDGPPGQAVGEVVARLQLVSRGCETRELALPRDGQGRLGFEVDAEGFVTHVERFTFAEKTGLRPGARLLRVCGQTLPTLGPEAAAQLLRSAPKGCVTVLPPDESGRPRRSFSELYTLSLQEPSRRGAPELVQDEAPKVALLPSTTKQLLQVCLNDGSGPPGPGDLAEERTEFLHSQNSPSPCSSLSDEAPVLPNTTPDLLLVTTAKPAAPSAGREMPPAQDSPGSPSSCEDRGNPTPELRASFLPRTLSLRNSISKIMSEAGSETLEDEWQSISEIASTCNTILESLSREDGPSVPTGQPIPESGDARGTPKSDAEPEPGNLSEKVSHLESMLRKLQDDLQKEKADRAALEEEVRSLRHNNRRLQAESESAATRLLLASKQLGSPTTDLA, from the exons ATGTGGGCCGGCGGCGTGGGGAGCCCTCGGCGGGGCCCGGCCCCTGCGCCCACGGATGACCTCTTCGCCCGCAAGCTGCGCCAGCCAGCTCGGCCCCCGCTGACACCACACACCTTCGAGCCCAGGCCAGCCAGGGGCCCGCTCCTGCGCAGTGGCAGCGATGCGGGCGAGGCCCGGCCCCCCACGCCAGCCAGCCCCCGCGCCCGTGCCCACAGCCACGAGGAGGCCAGTCGCCCCACTGCGCCCCCTGCCCGGGTCTTCACTGACCCGCTGGCTCTGCTGGGGCTGCCAGCCGAGGAGCCAGAGCCCGCCTTTCCCCCAGTTCCCGAGCCCCGCTGGTTCGCCCACTATGATGTGCAGAGCCTGCTCTTTGACTGGGCTCCAAAGCCACGGGGGACAGGGGGCCATGCAGAGGCTGGCTCTGGGACCCCAGCCTTGGCTCAGGACCACATGGCCAGCTCAGACCTGCTGCTTGAAGCCCCTGGCTTTGTGAGTGAGCTTGGGGGTGAGGGCGAGCTGGGCCTGGGTGGACTGGTGTCTCCACCtgtgccccctgccctgcccaatGCAGCCGTGTCCGTTCTGGAGGAGCCTCAGAACCGCACCTCGGCCTACAGCCTGGAGCACGCAGACCTGGGCGCTGGCTACTACCGCAAGTACTTCTATGGCAAAG AACACCAGAACTTCTTTGGACTGGACGAGGTGCTGGGCCCGGTGGCAGTGAGCCTGCGACGGGAGGAAAAGGAGAGCAGCGGGGGGGGCACTCTGCACAGCTACCGCATCATCGTGCGGACCACGCAG CTCCGGACCCTCCGCGGTACTATCTCGGAGGACGCGCTGCCTCCAGGGCCCCCAAGAGGCCTGTCTCCAAGGAAGCTTCTAGAGCACGTGGCCCCGCGGCTGAGCCCAGCCTGCCTGCGCCTGGGCTCAGCTTCACCGAAGGTGCCCCGCACACTGCTCACGCTGGACGAGCAAGTG CTGAGCTTCCAGCGCAAGGTGGGCATCCTGTACTGCCGGGCAGGCCAGGGCTCGGAGGAGGAGATGTACAACAACCAGGAGGCAGGACCTGCCTTCATGGAGTTCCTCACCCTGCTGGGTGATGTGGTGCGGCTCAAAGGCTTTGAGAGCTACCGGGCCCAGCTGGACACCAAAA CGGATTCCACGGGCACACATTCCCTCTACACCACGTACCAGGACCATGAGATCATGTTCCACGTGTCCACGATGCTGCCTTACACCCCCAATAACCAGCAGCAG CTCCTGCGGAAGCGCCACATCGGCAACGACATTGTGACCATCGTGTTCCAGGAACCAGGCAGCAAGCCCTTCTGCCCTACCACCATCCGCTCCCACTTCCAACACGTGTTCCTAGTGGTGCGGGCAGACGAGCCCTGCACTCCACACACCTCCTACAG GGTGGCCGTGAGCCGCACTCAGGACACCCCAGCCTTTGGGCCAGCTCTGCCCCCTGGCGGAGGTCCCTTCGCTGCCAACGCCGACTTCCGGGCCCTCCTGCTCGCCAAGGCGCTCAATGGCGAGCAGGCGGCGGGTCACGCACGCCAGTTCCACGCCATGGCCACGCGCACTCGCCAGCAGTACCTGCAGGACCTGGCCACCAACGAGGTGACCACGACATCGCTGGACTCGGCTTCGCGCTTCGGCCTGCCCTCCCTGGGCGGGAGGCGGCGGGCGCCTCCCCGGGGCCCGGGCGCCGAGCTGCAGGCGGCGGGCGCGCTGGTGTGGGGCGTGCGCGCGGCCcccggggcgcggggcgcggccGGAGCCGAGGCGAGCGGCCCCGACGGCTCCGAGGTGCCCTGCCTGCTGGGCATCTCCGCTGAGGCGCTGGTGCTGGTGGCACCGCGCGATGGCCGAGTAGTCTTCAACTGCGCCTGTCGTGACGTGCTGGCCTGGACCTTCTCCGAGCAGCAGCTCGACCTCTACTACGGCCGCGGGGAGGCAATCACGCTGCGGCTCGACGGGCCCCCGGGCCAAGCCGTAGGCGAGGTCGTGGCGCGCCTGCAG CTGGTGAGCCGCGGCTGCGAGACCCGCGAACTGGCGCTGCCCCGCGACGGCCAAGGTCGCCTGGGCTTCGAGGTGGACGCCGAGGGCTTCGTCACGCACGTGGAGCGCTTCACGTTCGCAGAGAAGACAGGGCTGCGGCCTGGGGCGCGCCTGCTGCGCGTGTGCGGCCAGACACTTCCCACCCTGGGTCCCGAGGCCGCTGCCCAGCTGCTGCGCTCGGCGCCCAAGGGCTGCGTCACCGTCCTGCCCCCGGATGAGAGCGGCCGGCCCCGCAG GAGCTTTTCGGAGCTGTACACGCTGTCTCTGCAGGAGCCTAGCCGGCGGGGGGCCCCAGAACTGGTGCAGGATGAGGCCCCAAAAGTGGCCCTACTGCCCAGCACGACGAAGCAGCTGCTGCAAGTGTGCCTAAACGACGGCAGTGGTCCTCCAGGGCCCGGGGACCTAGCCGAGGAGAGGACTGAGTTCCTGCACTCCCAAAACTCACCATCACCCTGCAG CTCCCTGTCAGACGAGGCCCCAGTCCTGCCCAACACCACCCCAGACCTCCTCCTTGTTACAACGGCCAAGCCGGCAGCACCCAGTGCTGGCAGGGAGATGCCTCCCGCCCAG GACAGTCCAGGCAGCCCCAGTAGTTGTGAGGACAGGGGCAATCCCACCCCAGAGCTGAGGGCCTCCTTCCTGCCGCGAACCTTGTCTCTGAGGAACTCCATCAGCAAAA TCATGTCGGAGGCGGGCAGTGAGACCCTGGAAGATGAGTGGCAGTCAATCTCGGAGATCGCCTCCACTTGCAACACCATCCTGGAGTCGCTATCCCGGGAGG ATGGTCCCTCTGTCCCCACAGGACAGCCCATCCCAGAAAGCGGAGATGCCAGAGGAACTCCAAAGTCTGACGCTGA GCCAGAACCTGGAAACCTGTCTGAGAAGGTCTCTCACCTGGAGTCCATGCTCAGGAAGCTGCAGGACGACCTGCAAAAG gagaaggcagacagggcagccctggaggaggaggtgcgGAGCCTGCGGCACAACAACCGGCGGCTACAGGCCGAATCGGAGAGCGCAGCCACCCGCCTGCTCCTGGCCTCCAAGCAGCTGGGCTCCCCCACCACTGACCTGGCCTGA